In Raphanus sativus cultivar WK10039 chromosome 5, ASM80110v3, whole genome shotgun sequence, the following proteins share a genomic window:
- the LOC130495184 gene encoding E3 ubiquitin-protein ligase At3g02290 — protein sequence MGCVSSCFRVQDIDEYMNPNSSVYRNCPCIRCLARNFLNLYVSMFGRGETRALPSSVQASTTASITSSSSHDNFLSEAFRSTPRPLPYDADPRHFRSLVSRREKGSSHSHEEAEPLRSDSDADSESFGCKWANNKSVVSEKDPKEEYSSKSSLRIMKSKSASGNIWDFPLSEDEDACPTCLEEYTSENPKIVTKCSHHFHLGCIYEWMERSENCPVCGKVMEFNETP from the exons atgggatGTGTTTCATCTTGCTTTCGAGTCCAAGACATTGATGAGTACATGAATCCAAATAGCTCTGTCTATAGGAACTGTCCCTGCATAAGATGCCTTGCTCGTAACTTCCTTAACCTG TATGTATCCATGTTCGGAAGAGGGGAAACCCGCGCTCTACCATCTTCCGTTCAAGCTAGCACTACTGCATCGATAACTTCCTCTTCTTCGCACGATAACTTTCTATCTGAAGCCTTCCGTTCTACTCCGAGGCCACTGCCTTACGACGCTGATCCTAGGCACTTCCGTTCGCTCGTCTCAAGACGGGAGAAGGGTTCAAGTCATTCCCATGAGGAAGCTGAACCTCTGAGAAGTGATAGCGATGCGGATTCTGAATCTTTCGGATGCAAATGGGCAAATAACAAATCGGTTGTCTCTGAGAAAGATCCCAAAGAAGAGTACTCCAGTAAATCCAGTCTTAGGATTATGAAATCAAAGTCAGCGTCTGGAAACATATGGGATTTTCCTTTGTCTGAAGATGAAGATGCATGTCCAACTTGTCTTGAag AATATACATCAGAGAACCCAAAGATTGTAACGAAATGTTCTCACCATTTCCACCTTGGTTGCATTTATGAATGGATGGAGAGAAGTGAGAACTGTCCTGTCTGCGGAAAG GTGATGGAATTCAATGAAACACCATGA
- the LOC130495180 gene encoding uncharacterized protein LOC130495180 produces MDIGEIIGEVAAPVSIPTKSAIYVWGYNQSGQTGRRGQESLLRIPKQLPPELFGCPAAGANSRWLDISCGREHTAAVASDGSLFTWGANEYGQLGDGTEVGRKNPKKVKHLQSEFVKFVSCGAFCTAAIAEARENDGTLSKSRLWVWGQNQGSNLPRLFSGAFPANTAIRQVSCGTAHVVALSEDGLLQAWGYNEQGQLGRGVTCEGLQAPRVITAYAKFLDEAPELVKITQVSCGEYHTAAVSDTGEVYTWGLGSMGQLGHVSLQSGDKELIPRRVAGLDGVSMKEVACGGVHTCALSVEGALYAWGGGQAGQLGLGPQSGFLFSISNGSEMLLRNVPVLVIPTDVRLVACGHSHTLVYMREGRICGWGYNSYGQAANEKSSYAWYPSPVDWCVGQVRKLAAGGGHSAVLTDAFSLKELCEFQLADSVNLSNASKIQDVAFRMGSEALARLCERLREQLLDGDFTDGEEVY; encoded by the exons ATGGATATCGGAGAGATCATTGGGGAAGTTGCTGCTCCTGTGAGTATCCCAACAAAGAGCGCCATATACGTCTGGGGATACAACCAAAGCGGACAAACCGGTAGGAGAGGACAAGAGAGTCTTTTGCGTATCCCAAAACAGCTTCCTCCTGAGCTCTTTGGTTGCCCTGCTGCTGGTGCCAATTCCCGTTGGCTAGACATCTCCTGTGGCCGGGAACATACGGCCGCTGTTGCATCAGATGGATCTCTCTTCACTTGGG GTGCCAATGAATATGGTCAGCTTGGGGATGGAACCGAGGTTGGGAGGAAGAATCCAAAGAAAGTGAAGCATCTGCAGTCAGAGTTTGTGAAATTTGTGTCTTGTGGAGCTTTCTGCACTGCAGCTATTGCCGAAGCTCGTGAAAATGACGGTACTCTTTCCAAGAGTAGACTCTGGGTTTGGGGACAAAACCAG GGATCAAATCTGCCACGCTTATTTTCAGGGGCATTTCCTGCTAACACG GCGATTCGCCAAGTTTCATGTGGGACAGCTCATGTTGTGGCTTTATCAGAGGATGGCCTTCTTCAAGCTTGGG gCTATAATGAGCAAGGTCAGCTTGGTAGAGGAGTCACTTGTGAAGGACTACAAGCACCTCGTGTGATAACTGCTTATGCCAAGTTCCTTGACGAAGCACCCGAGCTTGTGAAGATTACGCAAGTTTCATGTGGAGAATACCATACTGCTGCTGTCTCTGATACGGGCGAGGT TTACACTTGGGGACTAGGAAGCATGGGCCAACTCGGCCATGTTTCTCTTCAGTCCGGGGACAAGGAGTTAATACCGAGGCGAGTCGCTGGTCTGGATGGTGTGTCCATGAAAGAAGTCGCTTGTGGCGGTGTGCACACTTGTGCTTTATCTGTGGAAGGAGCGCTTTATGCTTGGGGTGGTGGCCAAGCAGGACAGCTAGGCCTTGGTCCTCAATCTGGTTTCTTGTTTTCTATCTCTAATGGAAGCGAAATGCTTCTACGCAATGTTCCGGTTTTGGTCATCCCTACCGATGTCCGGCTTGTCGCTTGTGGACATTCACACACTCTGGTTTATATGAGAGAGGGACGGATCTGTGGTTGGGGATACAATAGCTATGGTCAAGCAGCAAATGAGAAATCATCCTATGCTTGGTACCCATCGCCTGTTGACTG GTGTGTAGGACAAGTGCGGAAGCTAGCAGCAGGAGGTGGTCACTCAGCTGTTTTAACCGATGCATTCTCGTTGAAGGAGCTATGTGAGTTTCAGTTAGCAGATAGTGTGAACCTCTCAAATGCTTCAAAGATTCAAGATGTTGCATTCAGGATGGGTTCCGAAGCCTTAGCCCGCCTCTGTGAAAGACTCAG GGAGCAGTTACTTGATGGAGACTTTACTGATGGGGAAGAAGTATACTAA
- the LOC108861455 gene encoding developmental protein SEPALLATA 2: protein MGRGRVELKRIENKINRQVTFAKRRNGLLKKAYELSVLCDAEVSLIVFSNRGKLYEFCSTSNMLKTLDRYQKCSYGSIEVNNKPAKELENSYREYLKLKGRYENLQLQQRNLLGEDLGPLNSKELEQLERQLDGSLKQVRCIKTQYMLDQLTDLQGKEHMLLEANRALSMKLEDMIGMRSHHVGGTWEGGDQQNVAYGHHQTQSQGLFQSLECDPTLQIGYNHPVCSEQMAVTTQGQIQPGNGYIPGWML from the exons ATGGGAAGGGGAAGAGTAGAGCTAAAGAGGATAGAGAACAAGATTAACAGACAAGTAACGTTTGCTAAGCGTAGGAACGGTTTGCTGAAAAAAGCTTATGAGCTTTCTGTTCTCTGCGATGCTGAGGTTTCTCTCATCGTCTTCTCCAACCGTGGCAAGCTCTATGAGTTCTGCAGCACCTCCAA CATGCTCAAGACACTGGACAGATACCAGAAGTGTAGTTATGGTTCAATTGAAGTCAACAACAAACCTGCCAAAGAACTCGAG aatagCTACAGAGAGTATTTGAAGCTGAAAGGTAGATATGAAAATCTGCAACTTCAGCAGAG AAATTTACTTGGAGAAGACCTTGGACCTTTGAACTCAAAAGAGCTAGAGCAGCTTGAGCGTCAACTAGACGGCTCTCTGAAGCAAGTTCGCTGCATCAAG ACACAGTATATGCTTGACCAGCTCACTGACCTCCAAGGCAAAGAGCATATGTTGCTCGAAGCCAATAGAGCTTTGTCAATGAAG CTGGAAGATATGATAGGCATGAGAAGTCACCACGTAGGAGGGACATGGGAAGGCGGTGATCAGCAAAATGTTGCCTATGGACATCATCAGACTCAATCTCAGGGACTGTTCCAGTCTCTCGAATGTGATCCCACTTTGCAAATTGG GTACAACCATCCAGTGTGTTCAGAGCAAATGGCTGTAACGACTCAAGGTCAGATCCAACCAGGAAACGGCTACATCCCTGGCTGGATGCTCTGA
- the LOC108861453 gene encoding F-box/LRR-repeat protein At3g58980-like: MGVINHILSFLTLKKSAQTSVLSKRWRILFAFSPTLDLLPYKNQMRRPRFLRFVERVLYVSGNSSIKKFSLSCCRKGYRTKLWLRDVLNRGGVLDLHLSLGVADADLPGEIFTCKTLVELKLTGFCINELPDDASLPALKKLFLNSVQFHSLPHVCAFAKLLSACPVLEELVLVDLRWDLWKWSRSLSSPSLRKLTIRHRQFRGVNMSDFGSITIDTPSVTHLDYEDLVPSSYLVVNLNSLVEANLDLVVTVDHGWNSRLAREGDNITCNPTDLFKGMRNVQIMNLLSPESSEIFYLFRGAIPVFEKLFHLSITTELTACWSGLVFLLNHCPNLETLTIKGPFHYDSSDSVCDCLSGYSFLLSCHLKVVKITEYEGTTGELLQLKHILEKLSRLELLEVSIWGTGDLKFQTAKDLLMLPRASSKCKIQVIN, encoded by the exons ATGGGTGTGATCAATCACATCTTGTCTTTCTTAACGTTGAAGAAGTCTGCTCAAACTTCGGTTCTTTCAAAGAGATGGCGCATCCTCTTTGCCTTCTCCCCAACTCTTGATTTGTTACCGTACAAAAATCAGATGCGGCGACCAAGATTCTTGAGATTTGTAGAAAGAGTCTTGTATGTGTCAGGAAACTCCTCCATAAAGAAATTCTCCCTGAGCTGTTGTAGAAAGGGTTATCGCACCAAGCTTTGGTTACGTGATGTCCTGAATCGTGGTGGTGTATTGGATCTTCATCTCAGTCTGGGCGTAGCTGATGCTGATCTGCCGGGTGAGATTTTCACTTGCAAGACACTTGTGGAACTTAAACTAACAGGGTTTTGTATCAACGAGCTTCCTGATGATGCTTCTCTCCCTGCTCTTAAGAAGCTTTTCCTGAACTCAGTTCAGTTCCATAGTCTCCCTCATGTTTGTGCCTTTGCAAAGCTTCTTTCAGCTTGCCCCGTTCTGGAGGAGTTGGTTTTAGTTGATTTGAGGTGGGATCTGTGGAAATGGTCTCGCTCCCTATCCAGCCCTAGCCTTCGGAAACTTACTATTAGACATAGACAATTCAGGGGTGTTAACATGTCTGATTTTGGGAGCATTACTATTGATACTCCCAGTGTTACCCATTTAGACTACGAAGATCTTGTCCCCAGTTCCTATCTGGTTGTCAATCTCAACTCCCTTGTCGAAGCAAATCTCGATCTTGTTGTCACAGTAGACCACGGTTGGAACTCACGTTTAGCACGAGAAGGTGATAATATTACTTGCAATCCAACAGATCTGTTCAAGGGGATGAGAAATGTTCAAATCATGAACTTGTTATCTCCGGAAAGTTCGGAG aTATTCTATTTATTCCGTGGAGCAATCCCAGTGTTTGAAAAACTGTTTCATTTATCTATTACAACGGAATTAACAGCCTGCTGGAGTGGACTGGTCTTTCTGCTAAACCATTGTCCTAATCTAGAGACTCTCACCATCAAG GGTCCCTTTCATTATGATTCATCTGATTCTGTTTGCGACTGCTTGTCGGGATATTCTTTCCTTCTGTCATGTCATCTGAAGGTTGTAAAGATAACCGAGTACGAAGGAACTACCGGCGAGTTGTTACAGTTAAAGCATATTTTAGAGAAACTATCACGTCTTGAGCTGTTGGAAGTTAGTATTTGGGGTACAGGTGACCTGAAGTTTCAAACAGCTAAGGATTTGCTAATGCTTCCAAGAGCTTCGTCCAAGTGCAAGATCCAGGTCATCAACTAG